ACCGACGCACACCGACGAGGGGCTGCGCGCCGCCATCGACGTCCGGCGCGACCAGCCCGGGGTCGGCGTGCTTGTCTTCTCCCAGTACGTGGAGACCCGCTACGCGACCCGCCTGCTCGCCGACCGGCCCACCGGCGTCGGCTACCTGCTCAAGGACCGGGTCGCCGACGTCGCCGACTTCGTGGACGCGCTGACCCGGGTGGCGTCCGGCGGCACCGCCCTGGACCCGGAGGTGGTCGGCCACCTGATGCGGGCCGGGCGGGACACCACCGGGATGGCGTCGCTGACCCCGCGGGAGCGGGAGGTGCTGTCGCTGATGGCCGAGGGACGATCCAACGCCGGGATCGCGGCGGCCCTGGTCATCACGCCCGGAGTCGTGGAGAAGCACGTGGCGAACATCTTCGCCAAACTTGGCCTGCCGGCCTCGGAGGGCGACAACCGCCGCGTCCTGGCCGTCCTCCGCCACGTCAGCGGCTGACGTCAGGCGCCGGCGCCGCCGACGAGATACCTCGGGCGTCCGTCGGTGAGCGCAGCCACCGCGTGACGGCGGCCGACCCGTTGCGACACCGAACGACGAAGGGCCGGCCCTGATTGGGCCAGCCCTGTCGCTTGCTGCTCAAGAGAGCGGAGGATACGAGATTCGAACTCGTGAGGGTGTAAACCCAACACGCTTTCCAAGCGTGCGCCCTAGGCCTCTAGGCGAATCCTCCGCGAGCCAGGATACAGGTCCCGCGACGGTGGGCCACCCCACCCTCCCGGAAGATCCACACGGCTTCGGGTAGGCTTGGCGTCACCTCCCGTGCGGCGGTATCTCGTGAACCTCCCCAGGGCCGGAAGGCAGCAAGGATAAGCGAGCTCTGCCGGGTGCACGGGAGGCCTTTTTGTCTCCCCGGCCCGCCAGCTCGGCGAGGTGGGGGTGTCCCGGCCGCTTCGATGCCGCCACTTCGGCGTGCTGGAGTGGATCAAGGCGCGCGGCCGTCGGGGCTCGGGGTGGTGGGTGGTCACCGGCGGCCGACCGGCGCAGAATGGCTCGGTCGAGAGGAGGCGGGACGGGTGGCACTGGCCCTTTACCGCAAGTACCGGCCGCGGACGTTCGCCGAGATGATCGGCCAGGAGCAGGTCACCGAGCCGCTGTCGCAGGCGCTGCGCAGCGGCCGGCTCAACCACGCCTACCTCTTCTCCGGTCCGCGCGGCTGCGGCAAGACCTCAAGCGCCCGGATCCTGGCCCGCTCCCTCAACTGCGAGCAGGGCCCCACCCCCGAGCCGTGCGGGCAGTGTGACTCGTGCCGCGGGCTGGCTCCCGACGGCGGCGGCTCGATCGACGTCATCGAGATCGACGCGGCCAGCCACGGTGGTGTCGACGACGCCCGTGAGCTGCGCGAGAAGGCGTTCTTCGCCCCGGCCCGCAGCCGCTTCAAGATCTACATCATCGACGAGGCGCACATGGTCTCGTCGGCCGGCTTCAACGCCCTGCTCAAGCTGGTCGAGGAGCCCCCGGAGTACGTCAAGTTCATCTTCGCCACCACCGAACCGGAGAAGGTCCTCGGCACGATCAAGTCGCGGACCCACCACTACCCGTTCCGGCTGTTCCCGCCGAAGGTGGTCCGCCCCTACCTCGAGCAGCTCTGCGAGGCAGAAGGCGTCAAGGTCGAGCCGGCGGTCTTCCCGCTGGTGGTGCGCGCCGGCGGGGGCAGCATGCGCGACAGCC
The genomic region above belongs to Micromonospora sp. WMMD1128 and contains:
- a CDS encoding response regulator transcription factor, translated to MRVVIAEDAAMMREGLVRLLTDRGFEVCAAVADADALRTAVADFVPDVAVVDIRMPPTHTDEGLRAAIDVRRDQPGVGVLVFSQYVETRYATRLLADRPTGVGYLLKDRVADVADFVDALTRVASGGTALDPEVVGHLMRAGRDTTGMASLTPREREVLSLMAEGRSNAGIAAALVITPGVVEKHVANIFAKLGLPASEGDNRRVLAVLRHVSG